A region from the Vallitalea longa genome encodes:
- a CDS encoding class I SAM-dependent DNA methyltransferase: MSSYNTFAMVYDRYMDNVPYDDWVDYILRIIEKYYYKKPKLVLDLGCGTGNVTQLLADKGIDMIGVDNSSDMLSVAKEKARQNNSDILYLLQDMREFELYGTVDCIISICDSINYIVDEDDLLKVFKLANNYLDPKGLFIFDLNTYYKYNNVLSDNTFAETSEDSAYIWDNYYYEEDEINEYDLTLFIKDENNHYNRYTETHYQKMYDLDKVKQLIIKSGLEYINCFDAFTLELPTHTSERVYFIAREQGKQT, encoded by the coding sequence ATGTCAAGTTATAATACATTTGCTATGGTTTACGATAGATATATGGATAATGTGCCCTATGATGATTGGGTGGATTATATATTGCGAATTATTGAGAAATATTATTATAAAAAACCTAAATTGGTTCTTGATCTAGGTTGTGGAACAGGTAATGTTACACAATTATTAGCAGATAAAGGTATAGATATGATAGGAGTAGATAATTCAAGTGACATGTTGAGTGTGGCTAAAGAAAAAGCTAGACAAAACAATAGTGATATACTTTATCTACTACAGGATATGAGAGAATTTGAATTATATGGTACAGTTGATTGTATTATAAGTATTTGCGATAGTATTAATTATATCGTAGACGAAGATGATCTGTTGAAAGTTTTTAAGCTTGCAAATAATTATTTAGACCCTAAGGGTTTATTTATTTTCGATTTAAATACTTATTACAAATATAATAATGTTTTAAGTGATAATACATTTGCTGAAACTAGTGAAGATAGTGCTTATATATGGGACAACTATTATTATGAAGAAGATGAGATTAATGAATATGACTTAACCTTATTTATAAAAGATGAAAACAATCATTATAATAGATACACTGAAACCCATTATCAAAAAATGTATGATTTGGATAAGGTAAAACAGTTAATAATAAAATCAGGACTTGAATATATTAATTGTTTTGATGCTTTTACTTTAGAGTTACCAACGCATACTAGCGAAAGAGTATATTTTATAGCTAGAGAACAAGGAAAACAAACATAA
- the hslO gene encoding Hsp33 family molecular chaperone HslO, whose product MKDYIVRATACDNQIRAFAAVTTNMVEMARDKHNTSPVVSAALGRLMTAASMMGSMLKNDNDLITLQIRGDGPIKGLVVTSDANANVKGYPYDPIVDLPLKENGKLDVSKALGNGILNIIKDIGLKDPYVGQTHLVSGEIAEDLTYYFATSEQVPSAVGLGVLVDRDYSIKHSGGFIIQLLPNADEEVINKLEERISKMPSITELMSEGKTPEQVINMLLEGMEPKILETKPTRFFCNCTKERVEKALISIGSKDINEMIDEGKTIELNCHFCNKKYYFTVDELKSLLKYARS is encoded by the coding sequence ATGAAAGATTATATTGTTAGAGCTACAGCTTGTGATAATCAAATAAGAGCATTTGCAGCAGTTACGACAAATATGGTTGAAATGGCAAGAGATAAACATAATACTTCGCCAGTAGTATCAGCTGCATTAGGAAGGCTTATGACAGCTGCATCAATGATGGGTAGTATGTTAAAAAATGATAATGACCTTATTACTCTTCAAATACGTGGAGATGGACCAATAAAGGGTTTGGTAGTTACATCAGATGCAAATGCCAATGTAAAAGGTTATCCTTATGATCCAATTGTTGATCTACCATTAAAAGAAAATGGAAAACTTGATGTTTCAAAAGCTCTAGGAAACGGGATTTTGAATATCATAAAGGACATTGGACTAAAAGATCCATATGTGGGACAAACACATTTAGTATCAGGAGAAATTGCGGAAGATTTGACTTATTATTTTGCAACTTCCGAACAGGTGCCATCAGCGGTGGGACTTGGTGTACTGGTAGATAGAGATTATAGTATAAAGCATAGTGGAGGATTCATTATTCAGCTTCTTCCAAATGCAGATGAAGAAGTAATTAATAAACTTGAAGAGAGAATAAGCAAAATGCCGTCTATAACTGAATTGATGAGCGAAGGAAAAACACCTGAACAAGTAATAAATATGTTATTGGAAGGTATGGAGCCAAAAATTCTAGAGACAAAACCTACTAGGTTTTTCTGTAATTGTACTAAAGAGAGAGTAGAGAAAGCTCTAATTAGTATTGGTAGCAAAGATATTAACGAAATGATTGATGAGGGTAAGACAATAGAATTGAATTGTCATTTCTGTAATAAAAAATATTATTTTACAGTAGATGAATTAAAATCTCTATTAAAGTATGCTAGAAGCTAA
- a CDS encoding YdcF family protein, producing MGILAAFSLLLGCFSILYFLYLTAYNAGAGFSFFWILVCVICFILHFIFKNYDTVKLNVPKVIRVAVFLFIIILLVVFLIFESFIVRDSMRKESYEETDYAIVLGAAVRGTTVSLTLSNRLEAAYEYIKGNNCKVILSGGQGPSEDITEAEAMKRYLIDKGIDEDRLIKEDQSSSTQENLKYSFDIINNEKDNASITIITSNYHVYRAKKIAEKYFNDVQGVPAKTLLPIIPHYYVREFFAVIKDTVF from the coding sequence ATGGGTATATTAGCTGCTTTTTCGTTGCTGCTAGGGTGTTTTAGTATATTATACTTTTTATATTTGACTGCTTATAATGCTGGTGCTGGGTTTTCATTTTTTTGGATATTAGTTTGTGTAATATGTTTCATACTTCATTTTATATTCAAGAACTATGATACCGTTAAGTTAAATGTTCCAAAAGTAATTAGGGTAGCGGTATTTCTATTTATTATTATTTTACTGGTAGTGTTTTTGATATTTGAATCTTTTATCGTAAGAGATAGTATGAGAAAGGAAAGCTATGAAGAAACAGATTATGCTATAGTACTAGGTGCTGCTGTTAGAGGTACAACGGTTTCGCTTACTCTGTCCAATAGGCTTGAAGCGGCGTATGAGTATATTAAAGGCAATAATTGCAAGGTGATATTATCTGGAGGTCAAGGACCAAGTGAAGATATAACTGAAGCAGAAGCTATGAAGAGATATCTTATAGATAAGGGTATTGATGAAGATAGGTTAATCAAGGAAGACCAATCGTCAAGTACACAGGAAAATCTCAAATATAGTTTTGATATTATCAATAATGAAAAAGATAATGCTTCTATAACAATAATAACAAGTAATTACCACGTTTATAGAGCCAAAAAGATTGCAGAAAAATATTTTAATGATGTACAAGGAGTTCCAGCAAAAACTTTATTACCAATAATTCCACACTATTATGTCAGAGAATTTTTTGCTGTAATAAAAGATACAGTATTCTAA
- a CDS encoding bacteriohemerythrin, whose translation MLEWKDNYNLGIEEIDNQHRHLFEIADKVSELTKDIREGIDCYDEFMEILNELVDYTVYHFDYEEIYMQNNGYDKDDFLVHQVEHKMFVKKLEKFKETDFDENQYEYINNMLTFLVDWIVHHIIDVDSKYA comes from the coding sequence ATGTTAGAATGGAAAGATAACTACAATCTAGGGATTGAAGAAATCGATAATCAGCACAGACATTTATTTGAAATAGCTGATAAGGTTAGTGAACTCACGAAGGATATCCGTGAAGGAATAGATTGTTACGATGAGTTTATGGAAATACTTAATGAATTGGTGGACTACACGGTATATCATTTTGATTACGAAGAAATATACATGCAGAATAATGGATATGACAAGGATGATTTTCTGGTACATCAGGTGGAACACAAAATGTTTGTTAAGAAACTGGAAAAATTCAAAGAAACTGATTTTGATGAGAATCAATACGAGTATATTAATAACATGTTGACTTTTTTGGTTGACTGGATAGTACATCATATCATTGATGTAGATTCTAAATACGCTTAA
- the thrS gene encoding threonine--tRNA ligase: MIITLKDGSKKEYENGMSVIDIANDISAGLARVACAGEVDGEVVDLRYVIDKDVDLNILTFNDDAGKSAFRHTTAHILSQAVKRLFPEVKLAIGPSIENGYYYDFDKETPFTNEDLEAIEKEMKKIAKENLQIKRFELPREEAIKFMKEKGEDYKVELIEDLDKDAVISFYEQGEFVDLCAGPHLMTTKPVKAFKLLSVAGAYWRGDEKNKMLSRIYGTSFNKKAELDEYIQKLEEAKKRDHRKLGKELELFAMFDDGPGFPFFLPKGMVLRNTLIDYWREVHNRAGYEEISTPIILNRDLWIRSGHWDHYRENMYTTEIDEQVFAVKPMNCPGGMLVYKNKMHSYRDLPLRIGELGLVHRHEMSGALHGLMRVRNFTQDDAHIFMLPEQIKDEILGVINLIDEVYKVFGFKYHMELSTRPEDSMGKDEDWEMATEALRQALDENGLDYVVNEGDGAFYGPKIDFHLEDCIGRTWQCGTIQLDFQLPERFDLEYTGKDGEKHRPVMIHRVVLGSIERFIGILIEQFAGAFPTWIAPVQVKVLPISDKYNEYASEVVDRLKAEGIRVEFDQRAEKIGYKIREGRMERVPYLLIVGQKEQDENKVAVRSRAKGDEGAVSIDEFIGRIEKEIESKEIVEVEN; this comes from the coding sequence ATGATTATTACTTTGAAAGATGGTTCAAAAAAAGAATATGAAAATGGAATGTCAGTTATTGACATAGCCAATGATATTAGTGCAGGTCTTGCAAGAGTAGCTTGTGCAGGAGAAGTAGATGGAGAGGTTGTAGACCTTAGATATGTAATAGATAAAGATGTTGACCTCAATATATTGACATTCAACGATGACGCAGGTAAAAGTGCTTTTAGACATACAACAGCACATATCCTATCACAAGCTGTAAAAAGACTTTTCCCAGAAGTTAAATTAGCGATAGGTCCATCAATCGAAAATGGATACTACTATGACTTTGACAAGGAAACACCTTTTACAAATGAAGATCTGGAAGCAATTGAGAAAGAAATGAAAAAAATAGCTAAAGAGAATCTTCAAATTAAAAGATTTGAATTGCCTAGAGAAGAAGCAATTAAGTTCATGAAAGAAAAAGGCGAAGATTACAAAGTGGAACTTATTGAAGATTTAGATAAAGATGCTGTAATATCTTTCTATGAACAAGGAGAATTTGTAGACCTTTGTGCTGGACCTCACCTTATGACTACAAAACCTGTAAAGGCTTTTAAATTATTATCTGTAGCAGGAGCTTACTGGCGTGGTGATGAAAAAAACAAAATGTTATCTAGAATATATGGTACTTCTTTCAATAAAAAGGCTGAACTTGATGAATATATTCAAAAGCTAGAGGAAGCTAAGAAAAGAGACCATAGAAAATTAGGAAAAGAGCTTGAATTATTTGCTATGTTCGATGATGGACCTGGTTTCCCATTCTTCTTACCAAAAGGAATGGTACTTAGAAATACATTAATCGATTATTGGAGAGAAGTTCATAACAGAGCAGGTTATGAGGAAATATCAACACCTATTATCTTAAATAGAGATTTATGGATTCGTTCGGGACATTGGGATCATTATAGAGAAAACATGTATACTACTGAGATAGATGAGCAAGTTTTTGCTGTAAAACCTATGAACTGTCCAGGAGGTATGTTGGTTTATAAGAATAAGATGCACTCTTACAGAGATCTACCACTAAGAATTGGTGAGTTAGGACTTGTTCATAGACATGAAATGTCTGGAGCATTACATGGCCTTATGCGTGTTAGAAACTTCACACAAGATGATGCTCATATATTTATGTTACCTGAGCAGATAAAAGATGAAATCCTTGGAGTTATCAATTTGATAGACGAAGTCTACAAAGTATTTGGATTCAAATACCATATGGAGTTATCCACTAGACCAGAAGATAGCATGGGTAAAGATGAAGATTGGGAAATGGCTACTGAGGCACTAAGACAGGCGCTTGATGAAAACGGTCTTGACTATGTTGTTAATGAAGGTGATGGAGCATTCTATGGTCCTAAGATCGATTTCCATCTTGAAGACTGTATAGGAAGAACATGGCAGTGTGGAACAATCCAGCTTGACTTCCAATTACCAGAAAGATTTGACTTAGAATATACTGGAAAAGATGGAGAAAAACATCGTCCTGTAATGATTCATAGAGTTGTTCTTGGAAGTATTGAAAGATTTATCGGTATATTGATTGAGCAATTCGCAGGGGCTTTCCCAACATGGATTGCACCAGTTCAAGTAAAAGTATTACCAATCTCTGATAAATATAATGAATATGCAAGTGAAGTTGTAGACAGATTGAAAGCTGAAGGAATCAGAGTAGAATTTGACCAAAGAGCTGAAAAAATCGGTTACAAGATTAGAGAAGGAAGAATGGAAAGAGTTCCTTATCTTCTTATAGTTGGTCAAAAAGAGCAAGATGAAAACAAAGTCGCAGTTAGAAGTAGAGCTAAAGGCGATGAAGGAGCAGTTTCTATAGATGAATTCATAGGTAGAATCGAAAAAGAGATTGAAAGTAAAGAAATTGTAGAAGTTGAAAATTAA
- a CDS encoding DeoR/GlpR family DNA-binding transcription regulator — protein sequence MLAIDRLKKIEELLKENGSIVISQLSDLLDVSEETIRRDLEKLSKTMKFKRVRGGAYLYESSDTEVPVKIRERIYIKEKQIIGVKSVSFIDDGDTIMLDSSTTALYIAKNLNLSKKKVTVITNSIKITNELADNSLIKIICLGGTLRRRTKSYVGYMTTDSLMNLSADKAFVSCSSIDLFFGVTDNHNLEARVRKGMLTNSVKKFLVVDYTKFEKPAVNKICNIKDLDVIIVDRQLSDENLEILKKHKIEVVCCE from the coding sequence ATGTTAGCTATAGATAGATTGAAAAAAATCGAAGAATTGCTTAAAGAAAACGGAAGTATTGTTATAAGCCAGTTAAGTGATTTGTTAGATGTATCAGAAGAAACAATAAGAAGAGATCTAGAAAAACTGAGTAAAACTATGAAATTTAAGCGTGTTCGTGGTGGAGCTTATCTATATGAATCATCGGATACTGAAGTACCTGTTAAGATAAGAGAGCGAATTTACATAAAAGAAAAGCAAATTATTGGTGTCAAGAGCGTCAGCTTTATAGATGATGGAGACACTATTATGCTTGATAGTAGTACTACAGCTCTTTATATAGCAAAAAACTTAAACTTAAGCAAGAAAAAAGTGACGGTAATAACTAATTCTATCAAAATAACAAATGAATTGGCCGATAATTCGTTAATAAAAATTATTTGTTTAGGAGGTACACTAAGAAGAAGAACTAAATCTTATGTAGGTTATATGACTACAGATAGTCTAATGAACCTTTCAGCAGATAAAGCTTTTGTTAGTTGTTCTTCAATAGATTTGTTTTTCGGTGTGACAGATAATCATAATTTAGAAGCTAGAGTTAGAAAAGGAATGTTGACCAATTCAGTTAAAAAATTTCTTGTAGTGGATTATACAAAGTTTGAAAAACCAGCAGTTAACAAAATATGCAACATAAAAGATTTAGATGTAATAATTGTTGATAGACAACTGTCTGATGAGAATCTTGAAATTCTAAAAAAACATAAAATAGAAGTCGTATGTTGCGAATAA
- a CDS encoding iron-containing alcohol dehydrogenase translates to MQNFDYKIATRVIFGKGRENEVGKHVSKYSKKVLIHYGGDYLKEYGILDRITKSLEQNNIEYVILDGVVPNPRLSLVKEGIKICKEQNINFILAIGGGSAIDSSKAIAMGVEYDGDVWDFYTGKATPKKALKVGVVLTIPGSGSEMSESSIITNEEENLKCGIDTEIIMPEFAILNPEMCYTIPPYLLSCGIADTLTHLFERYFTPTKNVVITDYMIEGAMKALLEIGPKLKKDPKNYDYCAEFMWIATIAHNGTMDVGRASDWGSHRIEHEISALYDITHGGGMAIIYPAWMKYVKDQDIDRFNQLATRVFGVTNSDKEEASNEGIQCVEEFFKSLGLKTTLTEANIPLDRFEEMAKKAVGEAGFVGRFKQLEEKDIIEVLNIAK, encoded by the coding sequence ATGCAAAATTTTGATTATAAGATAGCAACAAGAGTTATTTTTGGAAAAGGTAGAGAAAATGAAGTTGGAAAACATGTTTCCAAATATAGTAAAAAGGTATTGATACATTATGGTGGAGATTATTTAAAAGAATATGGAATACTTGATAGAATAACCAAATCTTTGGAACAAAATAATATAGAATATGTTATTTTGGATGGTGTAGTTCCTAATCCTAGATTATCTCTAGTGAAAGAAGGAATTAAGATATGTAAAGAACAAAATATCAATTTCATCTTAGCTATCGGTGGTGGAAGTGCAATAGATTCATCAAAAGCAATAGCTATGGGTGTTGAATACGATGGAGATGTATGGGATTTCTACACAGGAAAAGCTACTCCAAAAAAAGCTCTAAAAGTAGGGGTGGTACTTACTATTCCAGGTTCCGGATCTGAAATGTCAGAAAGTAGTATTATTACTAATGAAGAAGAGAATTTAAAATGTGGTATTGACACAGAAATTATTATGCCTGAATTCGCAATTCTTAATCCAGAAATGTGTTATACTATTCCACCTTATTTGTTATCCTGTGGAATTGCAGATACACTTACACATTTATTCGAAAGATATTTTACACCTACTAAAAATGTGGTTATAACTGATTACATGATTGAAGGTGCTATGAAAGCATTATTGGAAATAGGACCAAAACTAAAAAAAGATCCTAAAAACTATGATTATTGTGCTGAATTCATGTGGATAGCAACAATAGCTCATAATGGTACTATGGATGTGGGAAGAGCTTCAGACTGGGGTTCTCATAGAATTGAACATGAGATTAGTGCTTTATACGATATTACTCATGGTGGTGGAATGGCAATTATATATCCAGCATGGATGAAATACGTTAAAGATCAAGATATAGACAGATTCAATCAATTAGCAACTAGAGTGTTTGGAGTTACCAATTCTGATAAAGAAGAAGCTTCTAATGAAGGAATACAATGTGTTGAAGAGTTCTTTAAATCTCTAGGATTAAAAACTACATTAACAGAAGCTAATATTCCATTAGATAGATTTGAGGAAATGGCTAAAAAGGCAGTTGGCGAAGCAGGATTCGTTGGGAGATTTAAGCAGTTAGAAGAAAAGGATATTATAGAAGTATTAAACATTGCAAAATAA
- a CDS encoding L-fuculose-phosphate aldolase, whose protein sequence is MKFEEQRKLLVEYGKKMVDRNLTKGSGGNLSIFMREEGLMAITPSGIDYYEMKPEDIVIMDLEDNVVYGDKRPSSEYSMHKIFYKERKDIDSVVHLHSVYSTILACLRWELPATHYLIGVSGGENVRCAKYATYSTEELAQNAFEAMKDRNAVFLANHGLLVGAKSLPSAFGKAEEIELCAEVYYRAKSIGEPVILDTQEVNKMLEMFKGYGQRA, encoded by the coding sequence ATGAAATTTGAAGAACAAAGAAAATTACTAGTGGAATATGGTAAGAAAATGGTTGATAGAAATTTAACTAAAGGTTCAGGTGGAAATCTTAGTATTTTCATGAGAGAAGAAGGACTAATGGCAATTACTCCAAGCGGAATTGATTACTATGAAATGAAACCTGAAGATATTGTTATTATGGATTTAGAAGATAATGTTGTATATGGTGATAAAAGACCTTCATCAGAATATTCAATGCATAAAATTTTCTACAAAGAAAGAAAGGACATAGATTCAGTCGTACATCTTCATTCAGTATATTCAACGATACTAGCTTGTCTTCGTTGGGAGTTGCCAGCAACTCATTATCTAATAGGAGTATCAGGAGGTGAAAATGTAAGATGCGCTAAATATGCAACATATAGTACTGAAGAACTTGCTCAAAATGCTTTTGAAGCTATGAAAGACAGAAATGCAGTATTCTTAGCTAATCATGGATTATTGGTAGGTGCTAAAAGTTTACCAAGTGCTTTTGGCAAAGCAGAAGAGATTGAACTATGTGCTGAGGTATACTATAGAGCAAAATCTATAGGTGAACCTGTAATTCTCGACACGCAAGAAGTAAATAAAATGTTGGAAATGTTTAAAGGATATGGACAGAGAGCATAA
- a CDS encoding Na+/H+ antiporter NhaC family protein → MNNNKENSNSNFKGLLPLIVFLVLFMGTGIITKDFSSMPLLVAFIFASGFALLLDKKGGKTSFGDKVAIFTRAGGEETIILMVVIFILAGAFYSVADAMGAVNSIVNLGLTVLPANMILPGIFIIGCILSFSMGTSMGTITALAPIGVGIANQADISMALVLATVVGSAMFGDNLSFISDTTIAATRTQNVELRDKFKSNILIVLPAVIVTLIILAMVPFNVVNLESYEYSFVNILPYVAIIISALIGLNVMAVLGIGIGVGSIIGLLNSSFNGVELLGVLQRGMGWMENLAIIAIVVAGLVGLMKYYGGIDYLLEKVTAKVKGKKGGQFGIAALVGLITAATTNNTISILAAGPLAKDISEEYDIDPRKTASLLDIFSAAVQGIIPYGGQLLLAAGLGHISPVEIVPYSIYSILMLIMGSLSIIIGFPKYKKLRVKK, encoded by the coding sequence ATGAACAATAACAAAGAAAATAGTAATAGTAATTTTAAAGGATTATTACCATTAATAGTGTTCTTGGTATTATTTATGGGTACAGGAATTATAACAAAAGATTTTAGTAGTATGCCATTGTTGGTAGCATTTATATTTGCATCGGGTTTTGCTTTATTATTGGATAAAAAAGGTGGTAAAACAAGCTTTGGAGACAAAGTAGCTATATTTACAAGAGCTGGTGGTGAAGAAACAATAATCTTAATGGTTGTTATATTCATACTAGCGGGAGCTTTTTATTCTGTAGCTGATGCTATGGGAGCGGTAAACTCAATTGTTAACCTAGGATTAACAGTTCTACCTGCTAACATGATCTTACCAGGAATATTTATCATTGGATGTATCTTATCATTTTCAATGGGAACATCAATGGGTACAATTACAGCTTTAGCACCAATTGGTGTTGGTATCGCTAATCAAGCAGATATTAGTATGGCTTTAGTATTAGCAACAGTTGTTGGTAGTGCAATGTTTGGTGATAATCTATCATTTATTTCAGATACTACAATAGCTGCAACAAGAACTCAAAATGTGGAGTTAAGAGATAAATTCAAATCAAACATTCTTATTGTTTTACCGGCGGTAATAGTAACATTAATAATATTAGCAATGGTTCCTTTCAATGTAGTTAATCTAGAGAGTTATGAGTATTCATTTGTAAATATTTTACCTTATGTAGCGATAATAATTAGTGCACTAATAGGACTTAATGTAATGGCTGTACTGGGAATTGGTATTGGTGTGGGTTCAATTATTGGGTTGCTTAATTCTAGCTTTAATGGTGTGGAATTATTAGGTGTTTTACAAAGAGGTATGGGATGGATGGAAAACCTAGCTATAATTGCAATTGTAGTTGCTGGTTTAGTTGGACTTATGAAATACTATGGTGGAATTGACTATTTATTAGAAAAAGTTACCGCTAAAGTAAAAGGGAAAAAAGGTGGACAGTTTGGAATTGCAGCATTAGTAGGACTAATTACAGCTGCTACCACAAATAATACAATCTCTATCCTTGCAGCAGGTCCATTAGCAAAAGATATATCAGAAGAGTATGATATCGATCCTAGAAAAACAGCTAGTTTACTAGATATTTTTTCTGCAGCAGTGCAAGGAATTATCCCATATGGAGGACAATTATTATTAGCAGCAGGCTTAGGACATATTTCACCTGTTGAAATAGTACCATATTCAATATATTCAATATTAATGTTGATAATGGGTAGTTTGTCTATTATTATTGGATTTCCTAAATATAAAAAGCTAAGAGTAAAAAAATAA
- a CDS encoding S-methyl-5-thioribose-1-phosphate isomerase has product MERIDKDLAFMLRYENVAWYESGKVKILDRRIYPTEVRFVTCASHQEVAKAIADMVTQSAGPYTAAGMGMALAAYECKDLKEEEQMNYLQDAAYTLSHARPTTVSRMALVVNGCLEVAKKALENSQRIDEEIFKHTVDSMNRRYSKIGEVANYLVDMFPQNGKVMTQCFGETIIGMMLKEAKRRNKIVKFFCPETRPFLQGARLTASVIHDQGFDVTVITDNMPAITMQTKNIDLFTSAADSICMGGHIVNKVGTMQIAIVAKHFGVPYFVTGIPDRDTIDKVKIEERNPKEVLEFRGIKNTLEGVKAYYPAFDITPPYLVSGVVTDKGIYSPYDLNRYFLTETDNYW; this is encoded by the coding sequence ATGGAAAGAATAGATAAAGATCTTGCATTTATGCTAAGATATGAAAATGTCGCTTGGTATGAATCTGGAAAAGTTAAAATATTAGACCGTAGAATTTATCCAACAGAAGTTAGATTTGTTACATGTGCATCTCATCAGGAAGTAGCTAAGGCAATTGCTGATATGGTAACTCAAAGCGCAGGACCTTATACAGCAGCTGGAATGGGTATGGCACTTGCCGCTTATGAATGCAAAGATTTAAAAGAAGAAGAACAGATGAATTATCTTCAAGATGCAGCTTATACACTATCACATGCAAGACCTACAACAGTTTCTAGAATGGCGCTAGTTGTAAATGGCTGTTTAGAAGTTGCAAAAAAAGCCTTAGAAAATTCACAGAGAATTGATGAAGAAATATTCAAACATACTGTTGATTCAATGAATAGAAGATATTCAAAAATTGGTGAAGTTGCTAATTATTTAGTGGATATGTTTCCACAAAATGGTAAAGTGATGACTCAATGTTTTGGTGAAACAATAATAGGTATGATGTTAAAAGAAGCTAAGAGAAGAAATAAAATTGTTAAGTTCTTTTGTCCGGAAACAAGACCTTTCTTACAAGGTGCAAGACTTACAGCAAGCGTAATACATGATCAAGGATTTGATGTAACAGTTATCACAGATAATATGCCAGCGATTACTATGCAGACAAAAAATATAGATTTATTTACATCAGCTGCTGATTCTATATGTATGGGTGGACATATTGTTAATAAAGTAGGAACAATGCAGATTGCAATTGTGGCAAAACATTTTGGAGTACCATATTTCGTAACAGGAATTCCTGATAGGGACACAATTGATAAGGTTAAAATAGAAGAAAGAAATCCAAAAGAAGTATTAGAATTCAGAGGGATAAAAAATACATTAGAGGGTGTTAAAGCGTATTATCCAGCTTTTGACATAACGCCACCATATTTAGTAAGTGGAGTAGTAACTGATAAGGGCATATATAGCCCATATGATTTGAATAGATATTTTTTAACTGAAACAGATAACTACTGGTAA